From the Cucumis sativus cultivar 9930 chromosome 5, Cucumber_9930_V3, whole genome shotgun sequence genome, the window CAACAACTAActattccaaaaaaaaaaaaaaggttaaccAACAACTAGAAGCCATTCCATATCTTGGATGATAGACTATGTTGGCTCTGTTTCTATACGTAATACACCCCCTTCCATTGGATTAGTATAGCAGGTTAATGAAAAATCTTACTTAAGATATTTGTGCTTTGTGTGGATGTAGTCGTCTCCTTGCTCAGATTCTTCGTTTATGCGATAAAAAAACAGACGAACAACTTAATCTGGTTATCAACTAATTTGGAGGTAGAGATCTATTTTTCTCTATAACCTTGACCAAGTGTTCTTCTTGAGTTTATGTGAGAGTTCTGGATTTTCCCCTATATTATTGAGAATACCCATTTATTTCTGGTATATATgacaattatttttgtatcttGTATTCTTATGTCAATTAACATTCTATTGTTGCAGTGTTCGAATGGTCACACATTGTGTTCCGGTTGCAAGCCTAGGGTGCACAACCGGTGTCCGACCTGCAGGCATGAACTTGGCAATATCAGATGTCTTGCATTAGAGAAGGTGGCTGCATCTCTGGAACTTCCATGTAAATACCAAACTTTTGGATGTGTGGGCATATATCCATACTATAGCAAGCTGAAACATGAATCTCAGTGTATATATCGACCCTATAACTGTCCGTATGCGGGTTCGGAATGCTCAGTTATTGGCGACATTCCATTTTTGGTATCCCACCTCAAGGATGATCACAAAGTTGACATGCATAATGGAAGCACTTTCAATCACCGATATGTCAAGTCAAACCCACAAGAGGTCGAAAATGCCACCTGGATGTTAACGGTACCATTCTGTTTGTCTTATTTTATCATGTTCCATTTTGTTTGGCCCGTTGAATCTTGATCAACgcaagttttatttttgatgaaagagccttttttttctttttgaaaaagatagaaaaggCTTATGAGTTGAGAATAAACAGACTGACAATGAACATGTCCTCTTTTATTAGATAGGGATCAGATCAAGTTTATAGCGTTGCTATCACTTAAAGAAAggacaataaaattatttttgttttttaacagTTTGGGGACTGGAAGCTGAACTGCCTTTTGGTTCCCCCGAAACAACTTTCGTTTTGTGAacccattttaaaaaatgaactcgaaaaaaaattataaagtggATCAAgaagccttttctttttaattcttaagaACAAACTTGTTTATATTCAGAATAACAGAACTGATACCCTTTTTCGTTTGATTTCTAGGTTTTCAGCTGTTTTGGTCAATACTTTTGTTTACATTTCGAAGCTTTCCAGCTCGGAATGGCACCCGTCTACATAGCTTTCTTGCGGTTTATGGGCGACGATAATGAAGCAAAGAACTATAGTTATAGTCTTGAGGTTGGTGGAAATGGGAGGAAGATGGTGTGGCAAGGAGTGCCACGGAGTATTCGGGACAGTCATCGGAAGGTCCGAGACAGTTTTGACGGTCTCATTATCCAACGTAATATGGCACTCTTCTTCTCGGGGGGAGATCGGAAAGAATTGAAACTCAGGGTAACTGGTAGGATTTGGAAGGAGCAGTAATGGTCTGTTTCCAatcaccattttttaaaaaaatgttctatGTTTAGCTCCTTACTCCTAAGAGAATGTAAAAGTAGGCTAATTAGAGAGTTGTGATATGATGATAGGTCTCCAGTAATGTAAtgtagttattttatttttttagttgaagAATCAAAGGCAAACTCTGTTTGCTTGTGGAAAATCAAATACATGAATGAACTGTGACAGCAAAAACCTGTGTTCTTACTTCTTCACTGTTGCAAGAGAGAAAGGTGTTCCATTGTTcatctctttatttatttatttcactttttgCCCCTCACAATACTTGAAATAACATTTGTAGGTCCAGcagttattttaaatgaagaaaatgaaactggatgtcaattttaatcatcagttaataattataatatgtaCGTCCACTACTAATTatgtaaaattattgattCAAGTAAAAGGTGAAAAGGGTTCAACATCACTCTGTCATTAAAAAGACTAATGAAAcgtataaaagaaatattttgattattatataagtatttaaaaatgaataatattttaacaagaaaaacaaatgaacaaCCTTAAGACAGTTGTCTGGTTTAAAGCTACCAAAAGTGGCAGCCATTTATATTCAGTTGGAGTTGGATCCTACTATCATTTCTGCCTAATTCTTATGACTTTTTCCATTCAATGAATCTAAAGTTTTGctcttcaattctttatttttgttgggtCAAAAGTGTTATCTGTTATAAACTTTTGTCCTTAAGCTTtgatttttaaactatttgttctcaaaattttcttttaacaacaGTTATTAACATTCGCCAAGTACAAGAACGGGAAGTACATGAATTTGAACTTGCATTTAGACTTccatatattaaattagaaacaaaaaaaacta encodes:
- the LOC101205198 gene encoding E3 ubiquitin-protein ligase DIS1, which codes for MTSANPYFDDIRNKPEVIDPPQDDDMMDVSESVSDPARSGGKPNVVSSSVRELLECPVCLNAMYPPIHQCSNGHTLCSGCKPRVHNRCPTCRHELGNIRCLALEKVAASLELPCKYQTFGCVGIYPYYSKLKHESQCIYRPYNCPYAGSECSVIGDIPFLVSHLKDDHKVDMHNGSTFNHRYVKSNPQEVENATWMLTVFSCFGQYFCLHFEAFQLGMAPVYIAFLRFMGDDNEAKNYSYSLEVGGNGRKMVWQGVPRSIRDSHRKVRDSFDGLIIQRNMALFFSGGDRKELKLRVTGRIWKEQ